TTCTCACTATCTGAAACAAAAGTCTAAACATCAGTCTCCAACTTAAGAAATTAGGAATCGCAAACAAAAGTTTCAAAAGTCTCAACCGAATGATGAAAAAGTTTCAAGAAGTTTGGGATTTTTCATCATTGAGAAATTTAAAAAAAAACATTGAGTTCACCTTTACAATCGAGCTTAACAAATTAGAAATCGCAAACAAAAGTCTCAAATGTATCAAAACGAAGGACCAAAATCAAAGACATGCAAATATGAGAAACTAAGAAAAAAATTTAATTTCACCTTTCGATTGCAATCAGCAGCAACCGCCGCTTTTCGTCGTCGGAGAGAGCCACTGATTTATCCGTCAACGATAGCAACCGTCGTTCTTCGAGGAGAGCCACCGAGATTCGTCGAGGGGAGCCAGCGATGAGAATAATCAACGAAGGGGAGCCACCGGTGAGAATAATCGACGACGAGAGCCACCGATGAGATGAATCGACGACGAGAACCACCTCCGAGATTCATCCACCATGCGATCTCCTCTTTCCTTCCTTCGTCGAAGAGAGAAAGAACGAGAAACACAATCGACTTTCCTATTTTCTCGAACCACCGTTCATCTCTCTTCTCTCCTTTCGACACGCGTCCCACAAGAGTCGGATTTTCCAAACCTTATTTAAGACTCGCCTCTTAACTAAACCCCCATTTTCCATTTAATTTATTACACTAAGAGCTTGTATTAAGAGTCTGCATTGCACATGCTCTAATTCTAATTGTATTGTGTGCCACTTTACACATGTGTTTACTGCTAAGGGTCTTATAATTTACTACTTGGACGCCGTTATTGGAAACTAGATGGATGGAGTAACCGGCTTCAAGAAGAAAACGAAAGTGTCCTCCTTCATCGACATACAAACTGCAATAAAACTAACGTAATAATAAAATAGAAAATGGATATTAAAGATATTGTTGTCAACAAAATCAAATAATGACACCTATTATAGAGTTATCAGTGTTGCATTTAATATGTAAATTAGAGATATTTTCTCTAATTTCTTTTTTTTTTCACTGAAAATGCATTACTTATAAAAATTGTCAACCAAAACACAAGTTCTCGCCAAGAAATTAAAAACAGAGCTTCAAACTCTAATTTCTTTTCTTGTATTTATTTTTATTCTTATTTCTTTCACTTTGGAGTGTAAACAATAATATATACAGAGATGAAGCAAAAGATAGAAAGAAAATATTTTTACTATGTGACTGAAGATAGAAGAACAACAAAGCTCTTCTTTTCCGACTATAGTTGGTGATTATATTTTCTCTTTCAAATTTTTTTTATTGGATCTTACTGATTAATCTTAAGATTATAATTTTTTAGAGATTGATTTCTCTTTGATTTTGATAAAGTAAGGGTTTTGATTTTGGATTTGAGATGAGTTAGTCTAATAATATTAATATCTCATGTTCTTTTTTTAAGATGGTTTTTATGAGATGAATATGAATAATCAATAATTAATTTAGATTTATAATTATTTGGGAGTTGGTTTTTTTTTTTTTGGATTTTGATCAAGAAAAAGATTTGATTTTTGATTTAAGATCAACTAGTTTTAATGATGAGGAGGTGGATCAACATGTAAAAGCTTCAGGAAATTTAATTATTGTTACAACAAAAACAGAAGCAAGTATTGTATGATATAAAGTCCGTCTAAAAATGCCATTCATTTGGGTTTAACTTCACATTGGGTAGTTCATGGTAATGAAAATGTAACCGGTAGTTCATGGTAATGAAAATGTAACCGGATATTATACATAATAATAGAACGTTTATAAAATAAGTGGTTAACATGACCATAAATAAATGATATACGTTTAAATTACCAAATTATAACTAAAACATCAAATTCTAAAAATACTAACTGGTTATTCAACCACGCGTCTGTGGTCGGGTGGTCAAGGCGTTCCGTAGATTTCTAAAAAGACCCGAATTTAAATCCGTACCATTCCAGATTTCCACGCGTGTAGTCACCGAAGCTTTCACATTCTCTTCGGAGAATGGTTTACCATTGTTTTTTTTTGTTACTAACTGGTTATTCCAATTATTTTATTATTAGTCCGATAAAAATTGTTAATGAATAATGTTTCTTTCCAGGTAGATGCAGCCAAATTCGATCAGTGACAAACAAGTAGTTATTGCTATCGGTGACTACAGAACACTCAAATTTCCAATATGAATGTCCTTCACTTGATCTAACGAAGGTGATCATGAAAGATGCAAAACCATCTAGGTGGATGAATCGTCTTATGAAGTAGTTGGAAATGTTTGTGGGTATTTAAAATATTCCTTGACATAAATATTGTTAGTATGGTGTAATGTGCATTAAAATCAGTATGTATCCGGCATGTTGTTTTTTAGTTTCTGATGGTTAGATATAATTTAACAACTGGATAATGTTATGTATTTCTATATATGTTTAATATAATTGATTTTATTTAAATATAACCAGATTTGTTGATGTTTATGTTTAAGTATAAATTATACTCCCTCCGTTTTTTTTTTAATATAAGTCGTTTTGGAGAAATTTTTATGTTCCAAACGTTTTTGGTTTTCTATGCAAAATTTATTAACACTTAGTGTTATATGACTAATGATAATATACCTTCTATTTTATTATTGGTTGATTTGTGGTTATGTAAGTAATTAATGATGTTTTTGTTTAGAAAATATAAAAAATTAATGATTTTCTTAATCTATGTAGACAATTCTAAAATGACATATTAAAAACTGAGGGAGTAGTTAAAAATGAGTTATATAACCAGATTTGTTGCATTAAATGTGAGATATCATGTTAGATTTGGTGTCAAATATAACTAGTTTTCCTAATATGAAATGGTTCATGTGTTATAAAATAAGTTTTGTAGCATAATTCAAACTGTGGAGGAACAACAATACATGTTGTGAAATTTATGTGGTAGTTAAGAAATATATCATGAACGAAATAGCTGAAACGAAATTAACAAGTTTATCTAATAAAAATGTCAAATATTCTGATTGTGTTTATCTTGTTCTTGCCGTAAACACCATCTTTTCATAAGTTTTTAGTTAAAACTCTTCAAAATATTCCGATTGCTAAGTGTAAAATTTTTGTTTACTTCAATAACAAACTCGGCTCAGTTCGGCTTAATTAAGACCTTCTCCAATAGAGTATCTAGGAAGATTCTATCTCATGGTTTTATCTAATTATATGCTCAAAATTAAATTAAAAAGAAGAAAATAGATAGATATAGTTCTAAAAATGGAACTTTTGGAACCAACTCTAAGTTAATAAATGTCACTTTCTAAATGATTACTATTTTTAAGAAAGAAAAAAGATTACACTCAACTTTTTTTTCTCTCTCGTTACTGATTGATTAGTATTTTGAAGCTAAGAACATTTAATTGTTTCTATCATTGGAAGAGTTAAAACTAAACAAGTATCTAAAATTTTTAATTTAATTATTTTTAATTAAAAATTGTTTTAGAATTTTAAAACCATATCTATTGTTGGAAACGGTCTAAGTCTGCGCGGACTCGAAGGAAAAGAGAAAGAGGGTTTGTATATAGAAAAGGAGATGACGATGACCGAGATGAAGCATTCACAAACACTCACTTTCCACGTAGGATTTCTTCTGTTTACCTTAATCTTGGCGAAAACACTATAATTAAAACTTCTTATAGCCGTATTTTTAATCATCGACAAGTGTCTTTCAAATAACATACATCGAATTCGTGTACACATCCACCGTATTTAGATTAACAAATATATATAACATATGTTGTTTCGTGAAAAGAATACAAAATAAAATAATATCGAACTTACATCACATCAGTTCTTGTAACAATTTTTGTTTAGAAACGTTGTACAAAGAAACGGTAAATTGTTAGTTAACATATTTCCGTGCAAGTGTTTTTTCTTTTCTTTTTGAAATTAATTTCCTTGTATGTGTTGTTTCAGATATAATTGTTAGGTTAAACTCTGCTATATTATTTATACTCATTTGAGTATTAGTCTTCATTTTTGGCTGAGTTGTAAAACTGGGAAGGGAATCATCAAATGCGAATCGGATTCACATCTATTGGACGCAACAACGCTATATTTGTTTCACATCTACTGGATCCAGCATTTTTCTTTTAAAAGGAACAGTTTTGGCTACTCTCTTTTTGTCTTTTTCTCTTAATCTTTTTTTTGTTCATTTCGGGCCAAAAAAAAATAGAATGTGACGAAACTTATGTTACATGAAAACGAAAACGGATACGTGGAAGCATAAGCGTACGGAAGCGCAAAAGCGAGATTAAAAAAAAAAAAAGGAAGCGGATATGTGTTGGAAGCGAATCCATATATATATATACATACATAAAAAAAATTTTAAAAAATTTGAAATAAAAATTATATGATTTAAATTTAAATTAAAGCATTTATATTTATAATAATTTTGAAATGATTTCATATTAAAACTGTGAAATACACATAAATTAAATTTAAAATAAATTATTATATTAATTATTTTTAATACTTTATAATTAATTGACATAATAAATTTGAATATATGATTTATATTTAATAAAAACTTCAATGCATAAAGATAATTTATTGTATTAATTTTAATATTTGTATATTTCTATTCTCTATATTTAATACTATTAACGTTTGGATTTTATATAAATTAAAAACTATAATTTTATATTTTTATTGATATAAGACATTGTGTTTTTTTTAAGAATGAAAACATGATTCCAAAACGGAATCGTAAGCTTCCAACATGTTTTTAAAGAGAATATTTTAGAAGTGTTTTGGAAGCGAGATTCCGTAAGCTTCCACAAGGTTCCGATTCCGATTCCGGTTTCGAAGCGGACGTTCGATGAAGCTTTTGTGCAACGTAGGACGAAACAAAAGAGAATGGATTATTTTTTTTCTTTTTTTGATTTCTGTTACTAAATGATGGTATCTTCGTCTACATTCTATAGTAACACATTTTCGTTTTAACTTACAAAAAATCGTTTTGTTATGACACGCTTTACCTAAATTGGTTCAATATAAATATATAATACGTAGAAGCCCACATGTATGAGCCAATAGAATCCTAGTAAAAGTAAAAGGTTACAAGTATTCTTACAGCTGTCTCCATGTGACACCTACTCTTATCTTTCTGACCAAACCCAAGACTTTTCTAATCCACTTTTACAGTTTCCAACTTTCAATACGCAATTAAACATCGTTAGCTATAACCGACTTTCAGTTTCTAGTTTGATTTTAAAATATAAAGTGTTAGAAATAAGAGAGAACCGAACAAAAACAGACCAGCTGTTATTGCCACTACCGATAAACGACGAATTCACCGTTTTCAGACAGTACGACACGTGTCTAAACACGCACACGTTGCTGACCTCATAGTCATCACTACTAATCACCTTTTTCAACAATGAGTAAACCACTAATCACTTTTTGATTAAGTTCAAAAAAAAACCCACCACTTTGGAATTCAGTATATCACACATTCAAATCAGGATGCAATAATCAAAAGCAGATAAATGTGTTAACTAAACCATGAGTAATAATAACAAACGATATAACATAAGGTGTTTAAAGGTATTAGAGATCATCATAAAACCACAAATAAATCTCTAAACAAACTATTAAAAACCACCACAGATCGAATATCTACCGTCCATCGCTAAACTCTCGAATTATTAATACATAATCTAAACACCAAATTAAACCAACAAAGCGGCCACGAATAGGAATCCTAAGAAAGATCCGGCGGAGAGTGCAGCGGCGTCGTTAGGAGTAGATCCACTCGGGCCAGTAGGGGAATTTGCGTCAGGAGCTCCATCGGGTGTAAGCGAGGTCGGAGGAGCCGGCGGTGAAGCGACGGTTGAGGTCGGTGTCGGTGAGCCAGCCGGAGGAGAAGTAGGAGCTGCCGTGGGAGTGACGGAAGGCGGAGGAGTGGTGGCGCGTGAGGGAGTTGGTGCGGCGGTTCTCGGAGGCTGAGAAATTGGAGGAGTGGCTGGAAGAGGAGACCTTGTCGGAGATGGTCCCGGAGCCTGAGCTATGGCGGAGGAAACTATGAGAGCGAGGAGGAGGAAAACGACGATGGACTTTGAGGCCATAGTTTCGTACTTTGAGATTTAAGACAAGAAGGAGAGAGAAAAAGGCTGTTTCCAGAAGGGAGGAGACGAAGAGGCTTTATATAGTGGAAACTGGAGAGTTACGTGAGAGAGATAGAGAGACATGTGTTGTTTCCTCGAAATTACACGAAAACGCGTGTAATTTGTAAACCTAAGTCCAAAAGTGTTACTCCATCCGTTTAATAATATAATTAGTTTTGGTTAAAAACACGAAAATTAAAAAAATTATTATGTTTTTAAAAAATATTTTATAATAAATAGATTAGATATAATTTAACTAATAAAAAAATATATATTTAATTTGATTGGTCACATTGTATTCAATAAATGTAAAAATTACCTAGAAATACGAAAACTATTTACATTTTGAAACAAAAACATTTTTCTAAAACTACTTATAATATGAAACGGAGAAAGTATCTTATTATAATTCGACGCCCATTTGGTCTTTTTTTTTTTTTTTATTACATTAGAAATTGATTCTTAGTTCTTGGTGACGAGACTCCCTTCAATTAATATTCAAGAAAAGCTGCGACTAAGATGCTATTGGGCTATGGGCCTCGTATTAATATGCAATTTATTATGGGCCACAAGTAAACGCTTTTTAACATAAACCACTCCCACTCGAGTCTCTCGTCCATGCATCTTCTCCTTCAACCCTTCGTCCCTTTTGCTCTCTGTGCGAGAAGGACACCCTCCCGAAGTTCGTTCTCGTTGCTTGCAGGTTTTCCGCAAAATCTCAAACCCTCTTATACCTTTCTCTGTTCTTCTCTTATTATATCTTGTTCGATTGGTTTCTCCTTCTTGTTGTTGAAATCTGAGTGTAATTTTTTTGGGTGGTTATTGTTGAAATTTGTGAGATAAATTGGTCCGAAGTAAGTCATGCGTACATTTCATGACAAATAATTAGATAAAAATTGAAACTTTTGTCTGTCTGCTTAGTTTATGAGTAAAACCCTAATCTTGCCCATTACTTGTTTTGTCGTGTGTGG
The DNA window shown above is from Brassica oleracea var. oleracea cultivar TO1000 chromosome C3, BOL, whole genome shotgun sequence and carries:
- the LOC106331945 gene encoding classical arabinogalactan protein 10 translates to MASKSIVVFLLLALIVSSAIAQAPGPSPTRSPLPATPPISQPPRTAAPTPSRATTPPPSVTPTAAPTSPPAGSPTPTSTVASPPAPPTSLTPDGAPDANSPTGPSGSTPNDAAALSAGSFLGFLFVAALLV